Proteins encoded in a region of the Clostridium butyricum genome:
- the rbr gene encoding rubrerythrin codes for MELRDSKTKINLLRAFAGESQARNRYDIAAEKAKKEGLHIIESLFKYTANQEKAHAEAFLGKLKDFAGSNIDIDNATYPIEGDDPTLKLLMSAAHNEHEEHDVVYKEFAQIAQSEGFQDIAVLFNNIASIEKVHAERFERYAKELENGSLFKKEIDVKWMCTNCGFIYEGKEAPKYCPVCSKPQSYAILFENSFFE; via the coding sequence ATGGAATTAAGGGACAGTAAAACAAAAATAAATTTATTAAGAGCATTTGCAGGTGAAAGTCAAGCTAGAAATAGATATGATATTGCAGCAGAAAAAGCAAAAAAAGAGGGACTTCACATTATAGAAAGTTTATTTAAGTATACAGCTAACCAGGAAAAGGCTCATGCAGAAGCGTTTTTAGGAAAACTTAAAGATTTTGCGGGAAGTAATATAGACATTGATAATGCTACTTATCCAATTGAAGGTGATGATCCAACTTTAAAGCTTCTTATGTCAGCAGCACATAATGAACATGAAGAGCATGATGTTGTTTATAAAGAATTTGCACAAATTGCTCAATCAGAAGGCTTTCAAGATATAGCAGTACTTTTTAATAATATAGCTTCTATTGAAAAGGTTCATGCAGAACGTTTTGAACGCTATGCTAAAGAACTTGAAAACGGAAGTTTATTTAAAAAAGAGATAGATGTAAAATGGATGTGTACTAATTGCGGCTTTATATACGAAGGAAAAGAAGCTCCTAAATATTGTCCGGTTTGTTCAAAGCCTCAAAGTTATGCTATTTTATTTGAAAATTCATTCTTTGAATAA